In Mustela lutreola isolate mMusLut2 chromosome 1, mMusLut2.pri, whole genome shotgun sequence, one genomic interval encodes:
- the LOC131821764 gene encoding olfactory receptor 52W1 yields the protein MAEGPHPNSTFPRPTFFILTGIPGLGGAQAWLTLVFGPMYLLALLGNGTLLALVQMDSTLQQPMFLLLATLAATDLGLATSIAPCLLAVLWLGPRPVPYGACLAQMFFVHALTAVESGVLLAMAYDRAVAVGRPLHYPLLVTKTRVGYAALALALKAVAIVVPFPLLVARFEHFRAKTIGHAYCAHMAVVELVVGNTRANNLYGLALSLAVSGIDILGITASYGLIAHAVLRLPTREARAKAFGTCSSHICVILAFYVPGLFSYLTHRFGRHTVPKPVHILLSNIYLLLPPALNPLIYGVRTKQIRDQLLEIFTIRKSQL from the coding sequence ATGGCAGAAGGTCCACATCCCAACTCCACCTTCCCACGCCCAACCTTCTTCATACTGACTGGCATTCCAGGACTAGGGGGTGCCCAGGCCTGGTTGACACTGGTCTTTGGGCCCATGTATTTGCTGGCCCTGCTGGGCAATGGAACACTGCTGGCATTGGTGCAGATGGATTCCACACTGCAGCAGCCCATGTTTCTACTCCTGGCCACACTGGCAGCTACAGACCTGGGCTTAGCTACATCTATAGCCCCATGCTTGCTTGCTGTGCTGTGGCTTGGGCCCCGGCCTGTGCCATACGGTGCCTGCCTGGCCCAGATGTTCTTTGTCCACGCATTGACTGCTGTGGAATCTGGTGTGCTGTTGGCCATGGCCTATGATCGTGCTGTGGCAGTAGGGCGTCCACTGCATTATCCTCTCCTAGTCACCAAAACCCGTGTAGGCTATGCAGCACTGGCACTGGCACTGAAAGCTGTGGCTATTGTtgtgcctttccctctgcttgtggcaCGATTTGAGCACTTCCGAGCTAAGACCATTGGCCATGCGTACTGTGCACACATGGCAGTGGTAGAGCTGGTGGTGGGCAACACGCGGGCCAACAATTTGTATGGGCTGGCACTTTCACTGGCCGTGTCAGGTATAGATATCCTGGGCATCACTGCCTCTTACGGGCTCATTGCCCACGCTGTACTGCGGCTGCCTACCCGGGAGGCCCGGGCCAAGGCCTTTGGCACATGTAGTTCCCACATCTGTGTCATTCTGGCCTTCTATGTACCTGGTCTCTTCTCTTACCTCACACATCGCTTTGGTCGTCACACTGTCCCAAAGCCTGTGCACATTCTTCTCTCTAACATCTATTTGCTGCTGCCACCTGCCCTCAACCCACTCATCTATGGGGTCCGCACCAAGCAAATCAGAGACCAGCTCCTGGAAATCTTCACCATCAGAAAAAGCCAGTTGTAA